One window of the Aptenodytes patagonicus chromosome 5, bAptPat1.pri.cur, whole genome shotgun sequence genome contains the following:
- the PSD gene encoding PH and SEC7 domain-containing protein 1 isoform X2 has translation MSSGASSLELHQCDHPLSQLVLDSDSEMDSVEQLALGSTDTLSNGHKADLEAAKRLAKRLYNLDGFKKADVARHLGKNNEFSKMVAGEYLKFFVFTGMSLDQALRSFLKELALMGETQERERVLAHFSQRYYECNPNAISSEDGAHTLTCALMLLNTDLHGHNIGKRMSCSDFIGNLEGLNGGTDFPKELLKALYGSIKNEKLQWAIDEEELRKSLSELADPNPKSIKRISSCSNPFLDFSQDSSIATYKHGLLVRKIHADPDCKKTPRGKRGWKPFHAILKGMILYLQKEEYKPGKSLAEEELKNAISIHHSLATRASDYSKRPNVFYLRTADWRVFLFQAQNPEQMHSWITRINVVAAMFSAPPFPAAIGSQKKFSRPLLPSSCTRLSQEEQVKSHETKFKTMSAELLEHRSSLPEKKVKGKEYEELKQKEEYLEFEKSRYGTYAMLLRAKLKAGSEDLAAFESTLFDAAGGEDDGLKKSHSSPSLNAEPSGTATKVKRNVSERAGRQPPGHPQKS, from the exons TGACCACCCCCTGAGCCAGCTGGTTTTGGACTCAGACTCGGAGATGGACAGCGTGGAGCAGCTGGCCCTGGGCAGCACGGACACCCTCTCCAACGGGCACAAGGCTGACCTGGAGGCCGCCAAACGCCTGGCCAAGAGGCTCTACAACCTGGATGGCTTTAAAAAAGCAGATGTGGCCCGTCACTTGGGGAAGAA CAACGAGTTCAGCAAGATGGTGGCAGGGGAATATCTGAAGTTCTTCGTGTTCACGGGGATGAGCCTGGACCAGGCTCTCAG gtCCTTTCTAAAGGAGCTGGCCTTGATGGGAGAGACGCAAGAGCGAGAGCGAGTGCTGGCTCATTTTTCCCAGCGCTATTACGAGTGTAATCCCAACGCCATCTCTTCAGAGG ACGGAGCCCACACCCTCACCTGCGCCCTGATGCTGTTAAACACAGATCTGCATGGACAC AACATTGGGAAGAGAATGTCCTGCTCCGACTTTATTGGCAACTTGGAGGGGCTCAACGGAGGCACTGATTTCCCCAAGGAGCTGCTCAAG GCGCTGTACGGCTCCATCAAGAATGAGAAGCTGCAGTGGGCCAT AGATGAGGAGGAGCTGAGAAAGTCCCTCTCAGAGCTGGCAGACCCCAACCCTAAGTCCATCAAGCGCATCAGCAGCTGCAGTAACCCCTTTCTGGACTTCTCCCAAGACTCCAGCATTGCCACCTACAAGCATGGACTGTTAGTGCGCAAGATCCACGCTGATCCCGACTGCAAGAAAA CGCCCCGAGGGAAGCGCGGCTGGAAGCCCTTCCATGCCATCCTGAAGGGGATGATTCTCTACCTGCAGAAG GAGGAGTATAAGCCAGGGAAGTCGCTGGCGGAAGAGGAGCTGAAGAACGCTATTAGCATCCACCATTCGCTTGCCACGCGGGCATCTGACTACAGCAAGCGACCCAATGTCTTCTACCTCAGGACAGCTGACTGGAGGGTCTTCCTCTTCCAAGCACA GAACCCTGAACAGATGCACTCGTGGATCACGCGCATCAATGTGGTGGCAGCCATGTTCTCTGCaccccccttccctgcagccatCGGCTCCCAGAAGAAGTTCAGCCGCCCgctgctgcccagctcctgcaccAGGCTGTCCCAG gaggagcaggtgaaGAGCCATGAGACCAAGTTCAAGACGatgtcagcagagctgctggagcatCGCTCCTCGCTGCCTGAGAAGAAGGTGAAAGGCAAGGAGTACGAGGagctgaagcagaaggaagagtaCCTGGAgtttgag AAATCCCGCTACGGCACCTACGCCATGCTGCTGCGGGCCAAGCTGAAGGCCGGCTCCGAGGACCTGGCAGCGTTTGAGTCCACCCTCTTTGACGCAGCGGGTGGGGAGGATGATGGCCTGAAAAAATCCCACTCCAGCCCCTCACTCAACGCGGAGCCCTCCGGCACGGCCACCAAGGTGAAGCGCAACGTCTCAGAGCGCGCCGGCCGCCAGCCCCCCGGCCACCCCCAGAAGTCATAA